A section of the Humulus lupulus chromosome 2, drHumLupu1.1, whole genome shotgun sequence genome encodes:
- the LOC133817437 gene encoding nuclear cap-binding protein subunit 2 has product MASLFKDLTKLSAYRDRRFPGSQEEFEQALLASNTCYVGNMSFYTTEEQVYELFSRAGEIKKIIMGLDKNTKTPCGFCFVIYYSREDTEDAVKYISGTILDDRPIRVDFDWGFQEGRQWGRGRSGGQVRDEYRTDYDPGRGGYGKLVQKELEAQRQLVDYGAGSLGTFPPVMAPQYGRQGGNHGHGGSYRHNRDYNRKRYRDDDRRYESSKRHSDNDSRKNTDHESRPEKNPRFRESGDSDDEEEDDGKRRN; this is encoded by the exons ATGGCTTCTTTATTcaag GATCTAACCAAGCTTTCAGCATATCGGGATAGAAGGTTTCCCGGTTCACAAGAGGAATTTGAACAAGCACTTCTGGCATCGAATACTTGTTATGTTGGGAACATGTCCTTTTATACAACTGAGGAGCAAGTTTATGAGCTTTTCTCCCGTGCTGGAGAAATTAAGAAGATAATTATGGGATTGGATAAGAATACAAAAACACCTTGTGGTTTTTGTTTTGTAAT ATATTATTCTAGGGAGGATACAGAGGATGCTGTCAAATATATAAGTGGGACGATTCTTGATGATCGTCCTATTCGTGTGGATTTTGATTGGGGATTCCAAGAAGGCAGGCAATGGGGCCGAGGTCGAAGTGGTGGACAG GTGCGTGACGAATATCGTACAGACTATGATCCAG GTAGAGGGGGTTATGGAAAATTAGTTCAGAAAGAGTTGGAAGCTCAGAGGCAGCTTGTGGATTATGGTGCTGGATCGTTGGGCACTTTCCCACCTGTCATGGCACCTCAAT ATGGTAGACAAGGTGGAAATCATGGTCATGGGGGTTCTTATCGGCACAACAGAG ATTATAATCGGAAAAGATATCGAGATGATGATCGTCGTTATGAGAGCTCCAAGAGGCACTCGGACAATGACTCACGGAAGAACACTGATCACGAATCCCGACCG GAAAAGAATCCAAGGTTTCGTGAGAGTGGCGACTCTGATGACGAAGAGGAAGATGATGGAAAGCGACGAAACTAG